The proteins below are encoded in one region of Ereboglobus luteus:
- a CDS encoding pseudouridine synthase → MLLAINKPYGVLSQFTPEPGSRWRTLADISAPAPLPSRVYPVGRLDADSEGLLLLADERALVDRLLNPARAHAREYFAQVENIPASGALARLARGGIVIGGHRALPCRAALLDPASPEIALIPPRDPPIRVRKNIPDAWLSLELIEGKNRQVRRMTAAVGHPTLRLVRVRIGALRLAALGLAPGEWRELTTAEREACLS, encoded by the coding sequence ATGCTACTCGCGATCAACAAACCCTACGGCGTGCTTTCGCAATTCACGCCCGAGCCCGGCTCGCGCTGGCGCACGCTCGCGGACATCTCCGCGCCCGCGCCGTTGCCGTCGCGCGTGTATCCCGTCGGCCGTCTCGACGCCGACAGCGAGGGCTTGCTGCTGCTCGCCGACGAGCGCGCGCTTGTCGATCGCCTGCTCAATCCCGCCCGCGCCCATGCGCGCGAGTATTTCGCGCAGGTTGAAAACATCCCCGCGTCCGGCGCGCTCGCGCGGCTCGCGCGCGGCGGCATCGTCATCGGCGGACACCGCGCGCTGCCGTGTCGCGCTGCGTTGCTCGATCCCGCCTCGCCGGAAATCGCCTTGATTCCGCCGCGCGATCCGCCGATTCGAGTCCGCAAAAACATCCCTGACGCGTGGCTCTCGCTCGAACTCATCGAGGGCAAAAATCGCCAGGTGCGGCGCATGACCGCCGCCGTTGGGCATCCAACGCTGAGACTCGTGCGCGTGCGCATTGGCGCTCTCCGCCTCGCCGCGCTCGGGCTTGCGCCCGGCGAGTGGCGCGAGCTTACGACCGCCGAGCGCGAAGCGTGTTTGTCGTAG
- a CDS encoding site-2 protease family protein, with product MQTITWLIVAIIGLWLGFQIVRLLSVVRFLGKTKFTGNRITPVAENDTPVWLRELAITQESVLLGEGFVRRHEHTIQLAIHADIPIPCIEYILPGQGVSALLRPNEPTVRPGECHVTLVSKLSNGQVLVTRSIEQHEIIPPPARLQDVALPDADLKDLIARHLARVEDAAKQGVLTVELAAAGDFAQLLNDLTGEHEAMLRASPVAFTRPDGTLQLRFFARLKIARRLIRESLAIDKREAARMRTLQSPPPLMSVENQAEMDWFQHHAMMESQRRGQSSAWLPKLLIMLGSLALFIIALRWIMSWETVVVIAIALTIHECGHLLGMKLFGYKDTQLLFLPFFGGAAVARDPLVLAPWKHLVILFLGPLPGIFAGIAMLLFAPDDPASMPWLSQAGIMFIVFNAFNLLPILPLDGGQIADVALVSRAPRLRAVFTAVSALALIALGLGAAALI from the coding sequence ATGCAAACCATCACATGGCTCATTGTTGCCATCATCGGCCTTTGGTTAGGTTTTCAAATCGTGCGCCTTCTCTCCGTCGTGCGTTTTCTCGGCAAAACCAAATTCACTGGAAACCGCATCACGCCCGTCGCCGAAAATGACACGCCTGTGTGGCTCCGTGAACTCGCCATCACGCAGGAATCCGTTCTTTTGGGCGAGGGTTTTGTCCGGCGTCACGAACACACAATCCAGCTGGCAATCCATGCGGACATTCCCATTCCCTGCATCGAATATATTTTGCCCGGGCAAGGTGTCAGCGCGCTGTTGCGTCCCAACGAACCCACGGTCCGCCCCGGGGAATGCCATGTCACTCTCGTTAGTAAACTTTCCAACGGACAGGTGCTGGTCACGCGCTCAATCGAGCAACATGAGATAATCCCGCCGCCAGCACGCCTCCAAGACGTGGCCCTGCCCGACGCCGACTTAAAAGATCTCATTGCGCGGCATCTCGCGCGCGTTGAGGACGCGGCAAAACAGGGCGTCCTCACCGTCGAGCTGGCCGCCGCTGGCGACTTCGCGCAACTGCTCAATGATCTCACCGGCGAGCACGAAGCCATGTTGCGCGCGTCACCCGTCGCATTCACACGACCCGACGGCACGCTGCAACTGCGGTTTTTCGCACGCCTGAAAATCGCCCGACGCCTCATTCGCGAATCGCTCGCAATCGACAAGCGCGAAGCCGCGCGCATGCGCACGCTGCAATCACCGCCGCCGCTCATGAGCGTTGAAAATCAAGCTGAAATGGATTGGTTTCAACATCACGCCATGATGGAATCTCAAAGGCGCGGCCAGTCATCCGCATGGCTCCCAAAATTGCTCATCATGCTCGGTTCGCTTGCGCTGTTCATTATTGCACTGCGCTGGATCATGTCGTGGGAAACGGTAGTTGTGATTGCGATTGCGCTCACAATTCACGAATGCGGCCACCTGCTCGGAATGAAACTGTTCGGTTACAAGGACACCCAGCTTCTCTTTCTCCCGTTCTTCGGCGGCGCGGCGGTCGCGCGCGACCCGCTTGTGCTCGCGCCTTGGAAACACCTTGTGATCCTTTTTCTCGGCCCGTTGCCCGGCATTTTTGCGGGCATTGCCATGCTGCTTTTTGCGCCCGACGACCCTGCCTCAATGCCGTGGCTGTCCCAAGCCGGGATCATGTTTATTGTGTTTAACGCCTTCAACCTGCTTCCCATCCTTCCGCTCGACGGAGGACAGATCGCCGATGTCGCCCTCGTTTCCCGCGCCCCGCGGCTGCGCGCCGTGTTCACTGCCGTGAGCGCGCTCGCTCTGATTGCGTTGGGACTCGGGGCGGCGGCGCTTATCTGA
- the carB gene encoding carbamoyl-phosphate synthase large subunit: MAKRDDIHKVLIIGSGPIVIGQACEFDYSGTQACKALRACGYKIVLVNSNPATIMTDPVMADATYIEPLNVERLEQIIAKEKPDALLPNLGGQTGLNLSIALSKAGILAKYNVRVIGVNLDAIERGEDREVFKETMRSLGIGLPDSRIIHTVEQAEQAASELNYPVVVRPAYTMGGAGGGLVYNIDELRAIVTRGLDLSLTRQCLIEQSILGWEELEVEVVRDATGKMVTVCFIENVDAVGVHTGDSFCTAPMLTIPVEVQQECQRIAFKVVESIGVIGGTNVQLARDPKTGRIVIIEINPRTSRSSALASKATGFPIALVSAQLAAGLNLADLPYWRDGTLDQYTPSGDYVVVKFARWAFEKFKGVQDKLGTQMKAVGEVMSIGKTYKEAFQKAIRSLENGRSGLGFAKNFNDLSKDELLANLRTPTSERHYVMYEALRKGATVDEVNAITHVKAWFIEQMLELVQLEEKILAYKDKAAELPGALLKQAKLDGFADKYLAKLLGVSEKQIRERRVALGLVESWEAVPVSGVENAAYYFSTYGAPDAARPCVSTANPKKVMILGGGPNRIGQGIEFDYCCVHAAFALRDAGYETIMVNCNPETVSTDYDTSDKLYFEPLTVEDVLQIYNKEKPFGVVVQFGGQTPLNIARELAANGVNILGTSIDSIDDAEDRDLFRHKMERLEIPMPESGMASTFDEAKAIADKIGYPIMIRPSFILGGRGMEVIYDEDMLREYVAKAIDVSPERPLLLDRFLQSALECEADALADGKDVFIPAVMQHIELAGVHSGDSACVIPPVSIDPKHLETINTYTRKIAQELKVVGLMNMQYAIENDKVYVLEANPRASRTVPLVSKVCNVQMARIATQLMLGATIPSMNLAHKTIPHYGVKESVLPFDKFPEVDPILGPEMRSTGEVLGLSADFGLAFCKAQEAAQNPLPSAGTVLMSVWERTPQVIDIARTLIASGFKLRATVGTRAFLAEHDIAADLAIKIGEGRPDIPDDIKNGLVQFIVNSPISKRASKKDDSYIRKAAIKHRVPYMTTLAAAHAAAKGIAVKIKNPTRPIYSLQEYHANIK, encoded by the coding sequence ATGGCGAAACGCGACGACATCCACAAAGTCCTCATCATTGGCTCCGGGCCGATCGTAATCGGGCAGGCCTGCGAGTTTGACTACTCGGGCACCCAGGCTTGCAAGGCGCTTCGCGCCTGCGGTTACAAGATCGTCCTCGTCAACTCAAACCCGGCCACGATCATGACCGACCCCGTCATGGCCGACGCGACCTACATCGAACCGCTCAACGTCGAGCGCCTCGAGCAAATCATCGCCAAGGAAAAACCCGACGCCCTCCTTCCCAACCTCGGCGGCCAGACCGGCCTCAACCTCTCCATCGCCCTCTCCAAGGCAGGCATCCTCGCCAAATACAACGTCCGCGTCATCGGCGTGAACCTCGATGCCATCGAGCGCGGCGAGGACCGCGAAGTGTTCAAGGAAACCATGCGCTCGCTCGGCATCGGCCTGCCCGACAGCCGCATCATCCACACCGTCGAGCAAGCCGAGCAAGCCGCCTCCGAGCTCAACTACCCCGTCGTCGTGCGCCCCGCATACACCATGGGCGGCGCGGGCGGCGGCCTCGTTTACAACATCGACGAACTCCGCGCCATCGTCACGCGCGGCCTCGATCTCTCGCTCACGCGCCAGTGCCTCATCGAGCAATCCATCCTCGGCTGGGAGGAGCTCGAAGTCGAAGTCGTCCGCGACGCCACGGGCAAAATGGTCACCGTCTGCTTCATCGAAAACGTGGACGCCGTCGGCGTGCACACCGGCGACTCGTTCTGCACCGCGCCCATGCTCACCATCCCCGTCGAGGTGCAGCAGGAGTGCCAGCGCATCGCGTTCAAGGTCGTCGAGTCCATCGGCGTCATCGGCGGCACCAACGTCCAGCTCGCCCGCGACCCGAAAACCGGCCGCATCGTCATCATCGAAATCAATCCCCGCACATCGCGCTCCTCCGCGCTCGCCTCGAAGGCGACCGGCTTCCCCATCGCGCTCGTCTCCGCGCAACTCGCCGCCGGGCTCAACCTCGCCGACCTGCCCTACTGGCGCGACGGCACGCTCGACCAATACACGCCCTCCGGCGACTACGTCGTCGTGAAGTTCGCCCGCTGGGCCTTCGAAAAATTCAAGGGCGTGCAGGACAAGCTCGGCACGCAAATGAAGGCCGTCGGCGAAGTCATGAGCATCGGCAAAACCTACAAGGAGGCCTTCCAGAAAGCCATCCGCTCGCTCGAAAACGGACGCTCCGGCCTCGGCTTTGCGAAAAACTTCAACGACCTCTCCAAGGACGAACTCCTCGCGAATCTGCGCACCCCGACCAGCGAACGCCACTACGTCATGTATGAGGCGCTCCGCAAGGGCGCCACCGTCGATGAAGTCAACGCCATCACGCATGTGAAGGCATGGTTCATCGAGCAGATGCTCGAGCTCGTGCAACTCGAGGAAAAAATCCTCGCCTACAAGGACAAGGCCGCCGAACTCCCCGGCGCCCTCCTCAAGCAGGCCAAGCTCGACGGCTTCGCCGACAAATACCTCGCGAAACTCCTCGGTGTATCCGAAAAACAAATACGCGAACGCCGCGTCGCGCTCGGCCTCGTCGAAAGCTGGGAGGCCGTCCCCGTCTCCGGCGTGGAAAACGCCGCCTACTATTTCTCCACCTACGGCGCGCCCGACGCCGCGCGCCCCTGCGTCTCGACCGCCAACCCGAAAAAAGTCATGATCCTCGGCGGCGGCCCCAATCGCATCGGCCAGGGCATCGAGTTCGACTACTGCTGCGTCCACGCCGCCTTCGCCCTGCGCGACGCCGGCTACGAAACCATCATGGTCAACTGCAACCCCGAGACCGTTTCGACCGACTACGACACCTCCGACAAACTCTACTTCGAGCCGCTCACCGTCGAGGACGTCCTCCAAATCTACAATAAGGAAAAACCCTTCGGCGTCGTCGTGCAGTTCGGCGGGCAAACCCCGCTCAACATCGCCCGCGAACTCGCCGCCAACGGCGTCAACATCCTCGGCACCAGCATCGACTCCATCGACGACGCCGAGGACCGCGACCTCTTCCGCCACAAAATGGAGCGCCTCGAAATCCCCATGCCCGAGTCCGGCATGGCCTCCACCTTCGACGAGGCGAAAGCCATCGCCGACAAGATCGGTTACCCGATCATGATCCGCCCCTCGTTCATCCTCGGCGGACGCGGCATGGAAGTCATCTACGACGAGGACATGCTCCGCGAATACGTTGCCAAGGCAATCGACGTCTCGCCCGAACGCCCCCTCCTCCTCGACCGCTTCCTCCAGTCGGCGCTTGAATGCGAGGCCGACGCGCTCGCCGACGGCAAGGACGTGTTCATCCCCGCCGTCATGCAGCACATCGAACTCGCCGGCGTGCACTCCGGCGACAGCGCCTGCGTGATCCCGCCCGTTTCGATCGACCCCAAGCACCTCGAAACCATCAACACCTACACGCGCAAAATCGCGCAGGAGTTGAAAGTCGTCGGCCTGATGAACATGCAATACGCCATCGAGAACGACAAAGTTTACGTGCTCGAGGCCAACCCGCGCGCCAGCCGCACCGTCCCGCTCGTCTCGAAAGTGTGCAACGTGCAAATGGCCCGCATCGCCACGCAACTCATGCTCGGCGCCACGATCCCGTCGATGAACCTCGCGCACAAAACCATCCCGCACTACGGCGTGAAGGAGTCCGTGCTCCCCTTCGACAAGTTCCCCGAAGTCGATCCGATCCTCGGGCCCGAAATGCGCTCGACCGGCGAAGTGCTCGGCCTCTCCGCCGACTTTGGACTCGCCTTCTGCAAGGCGCAGGAGGCGGCGCAAAATCCGCTCCCCTCGGCCGGCACCGTGCTCATGAGCGTGTGGGAACGCACGCCGCAAGTCATCGACATCGCGCGCACGCTCATCGCGAGCGGCTTCAAGCTCCGCGCCACCGTGGGCACGCGCGCCTTCCTCGCCGAGCACGACATCGCCGCCGACCTCGCCATCAAAATCGGCGAAGGCCGCCCGGACATTCCCGACGACATCAAGAACGGCCTCGTGCAGTTCATCGTCAACTCGCCGATCAGCAAACGCGCGAGCAAGAAGGACGACTCGTATATCCGCAAAGCCGCGATCAAGCACCGCGTCCCCTACATGACGACCCTCGCCGCCGCCCACGCCGCGGCGAAAGGCATAGCCGTGAAAATCAAAAACCCAACGCGCCCGATCTACTCGCTCCAGGAATACCACGCGAACATCAAGTAA
- a CDS encoding 4-(cytidine 5'-diphospho)-2-C-methyl-D-erythritol kinase, whose protein sequence is MGGGARFFLHKRIPTGAGLGGGSSNAAMVLRALNDAAGRPLGRAQLVELAGGLGSDCALFLHGGPVVMRGRGERAEPLPEVAARRLAGRRILIFKPDVSINTAWSYRRMAARAPESYLAGEKAESRLAAWLENAAAGAEDLLFNNMEPVAFEKFVALPVLLARLRGRFGVAAGMSGSGSACFALLRDDATGDAVREMMECARAALGRDAFVAEARIT, encoded by the coding sequence GTGGGGGGGGGCGCGCGTTTTTTTCTGCACAAGCGGATTCCTACGGGCGCGGGGCTTGGCGGCGGAAGCAGCAACGCGGCGATGGTTTTGCGCGCGTTGAACGATGCGGCAGGGCGGCCGCTGGGGCGCGCGCAACTGGTGGAGCTTGCGGGCGGGCTCGGGTCGGATTGCGCGCTGTTTTTGCATGGCGGCCCGGTCGTGATGCGCGGACGCGGCGAACGCGCGGAGCCGCTCCCCGAGGTCGCGGCGCGAAGGCTGGCCGGGCGCCGGATTCTGATTTTCAAGCCGGACGTGAGCATCAACACCGCATGGTCTTATCGCCGGATGGCCGCGCGCGCGCCGGAGAGCTACTTGGCGGGGGAAAAGGCGGAATCCCGGCTTGCGGCGTGGCTCGAAAACGCGGCGGCGGGCGCGGAGGATTTATTGTTCAACAACATGGAGCCGGTGGCGTTTGAAAAATTCGTGGCACTACCGGTGCTGCTGGCTCGATTGCGCGGGCGCTTCGGCGTGGCGGCGGGAATGAGCGGAAGCGGAAGCGCGTGTTTTGCGTTGCTGCGCGATGACGCGACAGGGGACGCTGTGCGCGAAATGATGGAATGCGCGCGCGCCGCCCTCGGGCGTGATGCGTTTGTCGCGGAGGCTCGGATTACCTGA
- a CDS encoding 3-keto-disaccharide hydrolase codes for MRTSRLVVSAGLAAALILGAIGCSKKTPASIHLFNGKDLAGWTAYAKGDNPDAAKTWGVANGVITDTGKPAGYLRTAQRYSNYRLTVEWRWLEAPVDAKGKIKRRNSGVLLHMQDEDAVWPKSIEAQLMEGNAGDFWIIGGVDTNEHKAARETAVAAAGDDEKAKQKALKNRRLAKKSPSSEKPAGEWNTYEIVCAGDTVTITVNGVEQNRVTGVTVSEGHICLQSEGAPMEFRNVILTPLK; via the coding sequence ATGCGCACATCACGTCTCGTTGTATCCGCCGGCCTCGCCGCGGCTCTCATTCTGGGTGCCATCGGCTGCTCGAAAAAAACGCCCGCAAGCATCCATCTCTTCAATGGCAAGGACCTCGCCGGATGGACGGCCTACGCAAAGGGAGACAATCCCGACGCCGCCAAGACTTGGGGCGTCGCCAACGGCGTGATCACCGACACCGGCAAACCCGCCGGATATCTTCGCACCGCGCAACGCTACTCCAACTACCGCCTCACCGTCGAATGGCGCTGGCTCGAGGCGCCCGTCGATGCCAAGGGCAAAATCAAAAGGCGCAACAGCGGCGTGCTCCTCCACATGCAAGACGAGGACGCCGTCTGGCCAAAATCCATCGAGGCGCAGCTCATGGAGGGAAACGCGGGCGACTTCTGGATCATCGGCGGCGTTGACACCAATGAACACAAAGCCGCGCGCGAAACCGCGGTCGCCGCCGCAGGAGACGATGAAAAGGCAAAACAAAAGGCCCTGAAAAATCGCCGCCTCGCAAAAAAATCCCCGTCCTCCGAAAAACCCGCCGGCGAATGGAACACCTACGAAATCGTCTGCGCCGGCGACACCGTCACGATCACCGTCAACGGCGTTGAGCAAAACCGCGTCACCGGCGTCACCGTGAGCGAAGGCCACATCTGCCTCCAGTCCGAGGGCGCGCCGATGGAATTTCGCAACGTCATACTCACTCCCCTCAAATAA
- a CDS encoding Gfo/Idh/MocA family protein yields the protein MTQLTRRKFLGTAAAISAVPLLTKLPAAAFAAGSDRIKVGVIGTGGRGVGAMRNCLAADPSVVVWALGDVFKDRVDEAREKLIKGSPKSRKPSAPVPSDRFFATPERCFSGFDAYKQVIASGVDLVILAAPPGFRPLHLEAAVNAGKHVFAEKPVAVDPAGVRKVISVGELAKQKRLAIVAGTQRRHAANYLETMRRIHDGAIGELVGGQCYWLQEGLWHRGRNPEWTEMEYQLRNWLYFTWLSGDHIVEQHVHNIDVMNWAFGGPPVKALGMGGRQARTDPKYGDAYDHFSVEFEYANGVRVQSLCRQTPNAQRRVNERVVGTKGYAMADGKIFGANKWKYDGDTPDAFKDEHVDLIRSIRDGNPLNEAKRIAESTLTAILGRTSAYTGKEINYNWILNASKQDLTPSRYELGAAPEVVIPIPGVTPLV from the coding sequence ATGACACAACTAACACGTCGTAAATTCCTCGGAACCGCAGCCGCGATCTCCGCCGTGCCGCTCCTCACGAAACTCCCCGCAGCCGCGTTTGCAGCCGGCTCGGACCGCATCAAGGTCGGTGTCATCGGCACCGGCGGTCGCGGCGTCGGCGCCATGCGCAACTGCCTCGCCGCCGATCCCTCCGTGGTCGTCTGGGCGCTCGGTGATGTTTTCAAGGACCGCGTTGATGAAGCCCGCGAAAAACTGATCAAGGGCAGCCCGAAAAGCCGCAAGCCCTCCGCCCCGGTTCCGTCCGACCGTTTTTTTGCCACACCCGAACGCTGCTTCTCCGGCTTCGACGCCTACAAACAAGTCATCGCCTCGGGTGTTGACCTCGTCATCCTCGCCGCGCCCCCGGGCTTCCGCCCGCTGCACCTCGAGGCCGCCGTCAACGCCGGCAAGCACGTCTTCGCCGAAAAACCCGTCGCGGTCGATCCCGCCGGCGTGCGCAAAGTCATCTCCGTCGGCGAGCTCGCCAAGCAAAAGAGACTCGCCATCGTCGCGGGCACGCAACGCCGCCACGCCGCCAACTACCTCGAAACCATGCGCCGCATCCACGACGGTGCCATCGGCGAACTCGTCGGCGGCCAGTGCTACTGGCTCCAGGAGGGCCTCTGGCACCGCGGGCGCAACCCCGAGTGGACCGAGATGGAATACCAGCTGCGCAACTGGCTCTATTTCACCTGGCTCAGCGGCGACCACATCGTCGAGCAACACGTCCACAACATCGACGTCATGAACTGGGCCTTCGGCGGCCCTCCCGTGAAAGCCCTCGGCATGGGCGGACGCCAGGCGCGCACCGACCCGAAATACGGCGACGCCTACGATCACTTCTCCGTCGAATTTGAATACGCCAATGGCGTGCGCGTGCAAAGCCTCTGCCGCCAGACCCCCAACGCCCAGCGCCGCGTCAACGAGCGCGTCGTCGGCACCAAGGGCTACGCCATGGCCGACGGCAAAATCTTCGGCGCAAACAAATGGAAATACGACGGCGACACACCCGACGCCTTCAAGGACGAGCACGTTGACCTCATCAGGAGCATCCGCGACGGCAACCCGCTCAACGAAGCCAAACGCATTGCCGAGAGCACGCTCACCGCGATCCTCGGGCGCACCTCCGCCTACACGGGCAAGGAAATCAATTACAACTGGATACTCAACGCCTCGAAACAAGACCTCACGCCGTCGCGTTACGAACTCGGCGCCGCGCCCGAAGTCGTGATTCCCATCCCCGGCGTGACGCCGCTCGTGTGA
- a CDS encoding HNH endonuclease, producing the protein MEAVLEQPVLVLNRLWQAINVIGAKRAFALLARGHAQVVHHHEEDFHTFSMMDWIDFSHHNPPLTDNEIVHTPTRRIRLPRVILLTFFDKLPCKELKLTRNNVFERDKNQCQYCAKIFPREELNLDHVIPRHYNGRTTWENIVCSCIRCNTRKANRLPHEAGMRLIRKPQKPKWRPVISLMLSRHDREMWKDYLDLAYWNVELEE; encoded by the coding sequence ATGGAGGCTGTCCTCGAACAACCAGTGCTGGTCTTAAATCGCCTTTGGCAGGCGATTAATGTGATCGGCGCCAAACGCGCCTTTGCGTTGCTTGCGCGGGGACACGCCCAAGTCGTCCATCATCACGAAGAGGACTTCCATACCTTCTCGATGATGGACTGGATCGACTTCTCGCACCACAACCCGCCCCTGACCGACAACGAAATCGTCCACACACCCACCCGCCGCATCCGCCTGCCCCGCGTCATCCTGCTCACCTTTTTCGACAAGCTCCCCTGCAAGGAACTCAAGCTCACCCGCAACAACGTCTTCGAGCGCGACAAAAACCAGTGCCAGTATTGCGCAAAGATTTTCCCGAGGGAGGAACTCAACCTCGACCACGTGATTCCGCGCCACTACAACGGACGCACCACATGGGAAAACATCGTCTGCTCCTGCATCCGCTGCAACACGAGAAAAGCCAACCGCCTCCCCCATGAGGCTGGAATGCGCCTCATCCGCAAACCGCAAAAACCCAAATGGCGCCCCGTGATCAGCCTCATGCTGAGCCGCCACGACCGCGAAATGTGGAAGGACTACCTCGACCTCGCATACTGGAACGTGGAATTGGAGGAGTGA